A DNA window from Onthophagus taurus isolate NC chromosome 1, IU_Otau_3.0, whole genome shotgun sequence contains the following coding sequences:
- the LOC111415859 gene encoding probable small nuclear ribonucleoprotein Sm D1: MKLVRFLMKLSHETVTMELKNGTQVHGTITGVDVAMNTHLKAVKVTMKNRAPINLDTLTVRGNNIRYYVLPDSLPLETLLIDDTPKAKAKKKESARGATRGRGRGSRGRGGPRGRGRGRARR; the protein is encoded by the exons ATGAAACTAGTGCG attcttAATGAAATTGAGCCATGAAACTGTGACGATGGAGTTAAAAAATGGTACTCAAGTGCATGGTACTATAACGGGGGTGGATGTTGCAATGAACACTCATTTAAAAGCGGTGAAAGTTACGATGAAGAATCGAGCACCGATTAATTTGGATACATTGACTGTACGCGGGAATAATATTCGTTATTACGTACTCCCTGACAGTTTACCTTTGGAAACTTTGTTAATTGATGATACACCAAAAGCTAAAgctaaaaagaaagaatcgGCGCGTGGTGCTACTCGTGGTCGTGGTAGAGGAAGCCGAGGGCGTGGTGGACCTAGGGGACGTGGTAGAGGTCGTGCAAGGcgttaa